A genomic region of Acidobacteriota bacterium contains the following coding sequences:
- a CDS encoding integration host factor subunit beta, whose translation MTKAELVERVAGGSSLTRKEAEVVVQAVLDSIVHSLKSGSKVELRGFGSFRLRNRAARIGRNPKTGAKVHVPAKRVPYFKPGKDLKELINS comes from the coding sequence ATGACTAAAGCCGAACTGGTTGAGCGGGTCGCCGGCGGCTCAAGCCTCACCAGAAAGGAAGCCGAGGTGGTCGTCCAGGCCGTCCTGGACAGCATCGTCCATTCTCTGAAGAGCGGCTCCAAAGTCGAATTGAGAGGCTTTGGAAGCTTTCGGCTCCGCAACCGCGCGGCCCGCATCGGACGCAACCCCAAGACCGGCGCCAAGGTCCACGTTCCCGCCAAGCGGGTTCCCTATTTCAAACCGGGCAAGGACCTGAAAGAGCTGATCAACTCCTGA
- the prfA gene encoding peptide chain release factor 1 produces the protein MLEKLRALEADYEQISRQLGDPQVVASRDRYREAARTYAELRPLVEKYRAYRRALHEAKDLEEMAGAETDFELAELAKAELTLLEVRLAEQEGELRILLLPRDPNDEKNAILEIRAGTGGVEASLFAQEVFRMYVRYAESHGWRVDIISAHATDAGGLKEVSATIEGKQVYGRLKFESGVHRVQRVPQTETQGRVHTSAVTVAVLPEADDVDVKIQPKDLRWDTYCSSGPGGQSVNTTYSAVRVTHIPTGEVVTCQDEKSQLKNKNKALKVLRSRLYERARRDRHDEMAATRRALVGSGDRSEKIRTYNFPQNRITDHRIGVTLHRLEAVLGGALDDILDRLTAFDQAEALKAQKIA, from the coding sequence ATGTTAGAGAAATTGCGCGCCCTGGAGGCAGACTACGAGCAGATTTCCCGGCAATTGGGAGATCCCCAGGTCGTTGCCTCCCGGGATCGTTACCGGGAGGCCGCAAGAACCTATGCGGAGTTGCGTCCACTGGTCGAAAAATACCGGGCGTACCGGCGCGCCCTCCACGAGGCAAAGGATCTCGAGGAGATGGCCGGGGCCGAGACGGATTTTGAATTGGCGGAGTTGGCGAAGGCTGAGTTGACGTTGCTCGAGGTCCGCCTTGCCGAGCAGGAAGGGGAGTTGCGCATCCTGCTTCTGCCGCGCGACCCCAACGACGAAAAGAACGCGATCCTGGAGATCCGCGCCGGCACGGGGGGCGTCGAAGCCAGCCTGTTCGCCCAGGAAGTTTTCCGCATGTACGTCAGGTATGCCGAGTCGCACGGGTGGAGGGTGGACATCATCTCCGCTCATGCCACCGATGCGGGCGGACTGAAAGAAGTGAGCGCCACCATCGAAGGCAAGCAGGTTTACGGACGTCTCAAGTTTGAAAGCGGCGTGCACCGCGTCCAACGCGTGCCCCAAACCGAGACCCAGGGAAGGGTTCACACTTCCGCCGTAACGGTCGCGGTCTTGCCGGAAGCGGATGACGTCGATGTCAAGATCCAGCCCAAGGACCTTCGGTGGGACACCTACTGCTCCTCCGGTCCCGGTGGCCAGTCGGTGAATACGACCTACTCGGCAGTCCGTGTCACGCACATTCCCACCGGGGAGGTCGTGACCTGCCAGGACGAGAAGTCGCAGCTCAAGAACAAGAACAAGGCGCTCAAGGTGTTGAGGTCGCGGTTGTACGAGCGGGCTCGCCGGGACCGTCACGACGAGATGGCGGCCACTCGCCGCGCCTTGGTCGGCAGCGGAGACCGCAGCGAGAAGATCCGGACCTACAACTTTCCCCAGAACCGCATCACCGACCACAGGATCGGCGTCACGCTGCACCGGCTGGAGGCCGTTCTGGGGGGCGCGCTCGACGACATCCTCGATCGCCTGACCGCTTTCGATCAGGCTGAAGCGCTGAAAGCACAGAAAATTGCTTGA
- the rpmE gene encoding 50S ribosomal protein L31, with the protein MKAGIHPEYGVVTVRCACGAGWETRSTHKGQLRLDICSSCHPFFTGKQKLIDTAGRVERFQRKYGLIK; encoded by the coding sequence ATGAAAGCAGGCATCCATCCCGAATACGGCGTCGTCACGGTGCGCTGTGCGTGCGGCGCGGGGTGGGAAACCCGATCCACCCACAAGGGCCAATTGCGCCTCGATATCTGCTCCAGTTGCCATCCCTTTTTCACCGGTAAGCAGAAGCTGATAGACACCGCAGGCCGCGTCGAGCGGTTCCAGAGGAAGTACGGCCTCATCAAATAG
- the prmC gene encoding peptide chain release factor N(5)-glutamine methyltransferase, translated as MLDTHLDRIPTELTVGDAVRQGTSCLKRKRIRNPRLDAELMLGSLLGRSRAYLLAHPELRLDPVQAGRWTSWLRKRAGHYPIQYLLGNQEFYGRDFAVGPGVLIPRPETELLVDVCLERIDAMALPNPTVLDVGTGSGAIAVTLAAERPRLRVTATDISGRALAVARRNAERYGCESRIEFLEGRNLTPLEGRATRWDLVVSNPPYVSTADRDRVDRSVAAYEPGAAVFAGPDGLEMYETLLKGCPSVMTPTSPLVLEIDAGARGRVCRLARRRNWRAVETRRDLAGIERCLVLVRRNHGEVYDE; from the coding sequence TTGCTTGACACGCACCTGGACAGGATTCCGACGGAGTTGACGGTGGGGGACGCGGTTCGGCAGGGAACCTCGTGCCTCAAGCGGAAACGCATCCGCAATCCCCGCCTGGATGCGGAGTTGATGCTGGGTTCCCTTCTGGGGCGCTCCCGTGCGTACCTGCTGGCGCACCCCGAACTGCGCTTGGACCCGGTCCAGGCCGGGAGATGGACGAGCTGGCTCCGGAAGCGGGCGGGGCACTATCCGATCCAGTATTTGTTGGGGAATCAGGAGTTTTACGGAAGGGATTTCGCCGTTGGACCGGGCGTGCTGATCCCACGGCCGGAAACAGAGCTGTTGGTGGATGTCTGCCTGGAACGGATCGACGCCATGGCTCTGCCGAACCCGACAGTGCTCGACGTGGGAACGGGTTCGGGGGCCATTGCGGTGACCTTGGCCGCCGAACGGCCGCGGCTCCGGGTAACGGCCACGGATATTTCAGGCCGCGCCCTGGCGGTGGCCAGGCGGAACGCGGAGCGCTACGGTTGCGAATCCCGGATCGAGTTTTTGGAGGGGCGAAACCTGACGCCGTTGGAGGGGCGGGCCACCCGCTGGGATCTTGTGGTATCGAATCCCCCCTATGTCTCAACAGCCGACCGGGACCGGGTCGACCGGTCCGTGGCCGCGTATGAGCCCGGAGCCGCCGTCTTTGCGGGTCCCGACGGTCTGGAGATGTACGAAACGTTGCTGAAGGGATGTCCGTCGGTCATGACGCCGACGAGCCCTCTGGTATTGGAGATCGATGCAGGCGCCCGGGGGCGTGTGTGCCGCTTGGCGCGGCGCCGGAACTGGCGCGCCGTGGAGACGCGGAGAGATTTGGCAGGCATCGAACGATGTCTGGTGTTGGTCCGGAGGAACCACGGCGAGGTGTACGATGAGTGA
- the rpsA gene encoding 30S ribosomal protein S1, whose translation MAPTGTDKELESLIAAGLSNVALPTIEIADDLDRDALVEAYDTSFKNLSEGEVIPGTVIEVSDSHVLVDIGFKSEGLVPIGEFRERGGVVNVKAGDTVDVLMENSETLDGGVILSREKAERMKIWDSIERAYQEQAVIQGRVIERVKGGLSVDIGVRAFLPGSQVDMHPVRNLDSLRDQELQLRVIKVNKRRGNIVLSRKAVLEEEYFKRKEETLRSLEEGKVTPGVVKNITDYGAFVDLGGIDGLLHITDMSWGRVNHPSDLFKVGDKIDVKVLKFDRIDEKVSLGYKQLTTDPWYTVAQRYPRGSRVPSVVVSITDYGAFVELEEGVEGLIHISEMTWNRRIKHPSKILSVGDQVQAVVLDVDAKARRISMGMKQTEPNPWDSVEERYAINSVVNGTVRNLTDFGAFVEVEEGIEGLVHISDLSWTKKIKHPSEVLKKGDDVTAVVLSVDGESQRLSLGIKQLGPDKWEDFFSRHQVGDRVPGKVVRLTSFGAFVELDEGVEGLCHISELSEERVEDPTSHVSVGQELDFEIIKLNLLERKIGLSLKALVERDHRETWSYRPEVGKTSIGELAGSQLGGLKQRAIDAARTKK comes from the coding sequence ATGGCTCCAACCGGAACCGACAAAGAGCTTGAAAGCCTGATTGCTGCGGGGCTTTCCAACGTCGCACTCCCCACCATCGAGATCGCCGACGACCTTGATCGCGATGCGCTGGTCGAAGCGTACGATACAAGTTTCAAGAACCTCTCCGAGGGCGAGGTGATCCCCGGAACGGTCATCGAGGTCTCCGATTCCCATGTTCTCGTGGATATTGGATTCAAGTCCGAAGGCCTGGTCCCCATCGGCGAGTTCCGTGAGCGGGGCGGCGTGGTCAACGTCAAGGCCGGCGACACGGTCGACGTTCTGATGGAGAATTCGGAGACGTTGGACGGCGGCGTGATTCTCTCTCGCGAGAAGGCCGAGAGAATGAAGATCTGGGACAGCATCGAGCGCGCCTACCAGGAACAGGCGGTGATCCAGGGGCGCGTCATCGAGCGGGTGAAGGGGGGGCTCTCGGTCGATATCGGGGTTCGCGCCTTCCTGCCGGGCTCCCAGGTGGACATGCATCCGGTTCGGAACCTGGACAGCTTGCGCGACCAGGAACTCCAGCTCCGGGTGATCAAGGTAAACAAGCGCCGCGGCAACATTGTGCTGTCGCGAAAGGCCGTCCTGGAGGAAGAATACTTCAAGCGGAAGGAGGAAACCCTCCGCAGCCTCGAGGAGGGGAAGGTCACCCCGGGAGTCGTAAAGAACATCACCGACTACGGCGCCTTTGTCGACTTGGGCGGCATCGACGGCCTGCTTCACATCACCGACATGTCTTGGGGGCGGGTCAACCACCCTTCCGACCTCTTCAAGGTCGGAGACAAGATCGATGTCAAGGTTCTCAAGTTCGACCGAATCGACGAGAAGGTCTCCCTGGGATACAAGCAGCTCACCACCGATCCCTGGTACACCGTGGCCCAACGGTACCCGCGCGGGTCCCGCGTCCCTTCGGTGGTCGTCAGCATCACCGACTACGGCGCCTTCGTCGAATTGGAGGAGGGTGTCGAGGGACTCATTCACATTTCCGAAATGACCTGGAACCGCCGGATCAAGCATCCTTCCAAGATCCTTTCCGTCGGCGACCAGGTCCAGGCTGTCGTCCTCGACGTCGACGCCAAGGCCCGCCGCATCTCCATGGGGATGAAACAGACCGAACCGAATCCCTGGGATTCGGTCGAGGAGCGCTACGCGATCAATTCCGTGGTCAACGGCACCGTCCGGAATCTGACCGATTTCGGCGCCTTCGTCGAGGTGGAGGAGGGAATCGAGGGATTGGTCCATATCTCCGACCTGAGTTGGACGAAAAAAATCAAGCATCCGTCGGAGGTTCTCAAGAAAGGGGACGACGTCACCGCGGTGGTGCTGAGCGTCGACGGCGAAAGCCAACGCCTGTCGCTCGGGATCAAGCAGCTGGGACCCGACAAGTGGGAGGATTTTTTCTCGCGGCATCAAGTTGGGGACCGCGTCCCGGGCAAGGTGGTGCGGCTGACCTCGTTCGGCGCATTCGTGGAGCTGGACGAGGGCGTCGAAGGACTCTGCCACATCTCCGAGTTGTCCGAAGAGCGGGTCGAGGACCCCACATCCCACGTCTCGGTGGGCCAGGAGCTCGATTTCGAGATCATAAAGCTCAATCTCCTCGAGCGGAAAATCGGGCTTTCCCTGAAGGCCCTGGTTGAGCGGGACCACCGGGAAACCTGGTCCTACCGGCCGGAGGTGGGCAAGACCTCCATTGGCGAACTGGCGGGCAGCCAACTGGGTGGCCTCAAGCAGCGGGCCATCGACGCAGCGAGAACAAAAAAATGA